One Blastocatellia bacterium DNA segment encodes these proteins:
- a CDS encoding TPM domain-containing protein — MFGIRAILIIALVGLALGHLAHGQDFPSPRGYVNDFAGVLDPESQARMEALIRRVRSQMGVEIAIVTVPSLGERPIEDYSIELARRWGIGQKGEDTGLLILVAPNERKWRIEVGYGLEGELPDGLVGEVGRRMVPYFRERKYGEGLELGLQTIVATLAQKRGVTIEDVDASLAYAPERRPARTTGLGLVLLLLVLFIVAFVLAATTGVSRRKGGRALRSRPYRDSDWLWYPIIFSGGGSGGFGGHIGGSSHGWGGFGGGGFGGFGGGSFGGGGASGSW; from the coding sequence GTGTTCGGGATTCGGGCCATTCTCATTATTGCGCTCGTGGGATTGGCGCTCGGCCATCTGGCGCATGGCCAGGATTTCCCGTCCCCCCGAGGCTATGTGAACGACTTCGCCGGTGTGCTCGATCCAGAGAGTCAAGCGCGGATGGAGGCCTTGATCCGCCGAGTACGATCCCAGATGGGGGTGGAGATCGCTATCGTGACCGTCCCCTCGCTCGGGGAGAGGCCCATCGAAGACTACTCGATTGAATTGGCGCGTCGGTGGGGGATTGGACAAAAGGGAGAGGATACGGGCTTGCTCATCCTCGTCGCTCCGAACGAGCGCAAGTGGCGTATTGAAGTCGGATATGGGTTGGAAGGGGAGCTGCCTGACGGGTTGGTCGGAGAGGTGGGTCGTCGCATGGTCCCCTATTTTCGGGAACGGAAATATGGCGAAGGGCTCGAGCTGGGACTTCAGACCATTGTTGCGACGCTCGCCCAAAAGCGCGGCGTGACGATCGAGGATGTTGATGCCTCACTCGCCTATGCGCCAGAACGACGACCTGCTCGAACGACCGGTCTTGGCCTCGTTCTCCTGTTGCTCGTTCTCTTCATTGTTGCCTTTGTCTTAGCGGCGACTACAGGCGTAAGCCGGCGGAAGGGAGGACGCGCCTTGCGGTCGCGGCCCTATCGGGACTCAGATTGGCTTTGGTATCCGATTATCTTCAGCGGCGGGGGATCGGGGGGCTTCGGCGGCCATATCGGCGGCAGCTCTCATGGATGGGGTGGATTTGGGGGAGGAGGCTTTGGCGGCTTCGGCGGGGGATCGTTCGGAGGAGGCGGCGCAAGCGGGAGCTGGTGA